From Coffea arabica cultivar ET-39 chromosome 10e, Coffea Arabica ET-39 HiFi, whole genome shotgun sequence, one genomic window encodes:
- the LOC113711043 gene encoding geranylgeranyl pyrophosphate synthase, chloroplastic: protein MRSMTLVDSWVQTCSVFNQPKTHYRSFNGLIHKPMNNPQFKPNFLKQTKPVSSFTISAIITREEETIDAEKDRESKDSSTLFNFKSYMVEKANIVNKALDDSVSVKNPPKIHEAMRYSLLAGGKRVRPMLCIAACELVGGHQSQAMPAACAVEMIHTMSLIHDDLPCMDNDDFRRGKPTNHKVFGEDVAVLAGDSLLAFAFEYIVTATTGVAPARVLAAVGELAKSIGTEGLVAGQVVDLASTGKADVGLDQLEFIHLHKTAALLEASVVLGAILGGGTPEGVEKLRRFARCIGLLFQVVDDILDVTKSSEELGKTAGKDLVTDKVTYPKMMGLDKAREFAEKLNEDAKQQLSEFDPDKAAPLIALADYIAHRDN, encoded by the coding sequence ATGAGATCTATGACTTTGGTAGATTCGTGGGTTCAGACCTGTTCAGTCTTCAATCAACCAAAAACCCATTACAGATCCTTCAATGGTCTTATCCACAAACCCATGAATAACCCCCAATTCAAACCCAATTTCCTCAAGCAAACGAAGCCCGTCTCTTCCTTCACCATTTCAGCGATCATAACAAGGGAAGAAGAAACAATTGATGCCGAGAAAGACCGAGAATCCAAGGACTCTTCGACCCTTTTCAACTTCAAATCCTACATGGTTGAAAAGGCCAATATAGTCAATAAAGCATTGGACGACTCCGTTTCCGTCAAGAACCCACCGAAGATCCACGAAGCAATGCGCTATTCTTTATTAGCCGGCGGCAAGAGGGTTCGTCCCATGCTCTGCATCGCCGCCTGCGAGCTTGTCGGGGGCCATCAGTCTCAAGCCATGCCGGCCGCCTGCGCTGTGGAAATGATCCACACAATGTCCTTAATCCACGATGATTTGCCGTGCATGGACAACGACGACTTCCGGCGAGGAAAACCTACGAATCATAAAGTCTTCGGAGAGGACGTGGCAGTCCTCGCCGGCGATTCCCTGCTGGCCTTCGCCTTCGAGTACATCGTCACGGCGACCACAGGGGTAGCACCAGCCAGAGTCTTGGCCGCAGTTGGAGAATTAGCAAAATCAATCGGGACTGAAGGCTTAGTCGCGGGCCAAGTTGTCGATTTGGCCTCCACCGGAAAGGCTGATGTTGGATTAGACCAGCTGGAATTCATTCATCTACACAAAACGGCGGCGCTATTGGAAGCCTCAGTAGTTTTGGGAGCAATTTTGGGTGGTGGGACTCCAGAAGGAGTTGAAAAACTGCGGAGATTTGCAAGGTGCATTGGGCTGTTATTTCAGGTGGTGGATGATATTCTTGATGTGACAAAATCTTCCGAGGAATTGGGCAAAACAGCAGGGAAAGATCTTGTAACAGATAAGGTTACTTATCCGAAAATGATGGGGTTAGACAAGGCTAGGGAGTTTGCTGAGAAGTTGAACGAGGATGCCAAACAGCAGTTGTCTGAATTTGATCCGGATAAGGCAGCTCCTTTAATTGCATTGGCGGATTATATTGCTCATAGGGATAACTAG
- the LOC113710962 gene encoding methyltransferase-like protein 2 isoform X1 produces MNSPTTHERLSRFLKSGIYRFENSTAIFIDPVRVLNRFYTRFRVSPTAYYSRFFDDDDHNGNSKEETPEAPPDSRKRKRKKEKKPRPLNETELIAQRRHQEVRPLLLKAHETLLGATELLAALKGLRSDGHFTDEECRGSALKREANELNFVELGRVWQSPLYEISLNFDQDQNFTQHGGDQISVPVFNNFVVNNGDNDVEAELLNRNYIIPRKSCFYMSDLKEIHNLVPVECESGFNLILIDPPWENSSAHQKLKYRTLPNRYFLSLPIEQLTHTSGALVALWVTNREKLRRFVENELFPSWGVKYAATFYWLKVKADGQLISQLDLFHHRPYECLVLGYSSQKDVDVVELSGHVPIPDNQVFISVPGDYSRKPPIGDLLLEYVPGSKDCHRLELFARELGAGWNCWGNEPLHFQDTKYILKRRRDR; encoded by the exons ATGAACAGTCCGACAACCCACGAGAGGCTCTCACGGTTTCTCAAGTCGGGAATTTACCGGTTTGAAAACTCAACTGCCATTTTCATCGACCCGGTTCGTGTCCTTAACCGGTTCTACACGCGGTTCAGAGTTTCTCCTACTGCTTACTACTCCCGCTTCTTCGACGACGACGACCACAACGGCAACTCAAAAGAAGAAACGCCCGAAGCTCCGCCGGATTCCCGAAAACGGAAGcgcaaaaaagagaaaaagcctcgcCCGCTAAACGAAACAGAACTAATTGCCCAACGCCGCCACCAG GAAGTGAGACCGTTGCTATTGAAGGCACATGAAACTTTGCTTGGAGCCACTGAGCTGTTGGCTGCTTTGAAAGGTTTGAGGAGTGATGGACATTTTACTGATGAAGAATGTAGAGGAAGTGCGCTGAAGAGGGAGGCCAATGAGCTTAACTTTGTAGAGCTAGGAAGGGTTTGGCAATCACCTCTTTACGAAATTAGTCTTAATTTCGATCAAGATCAGAATTTTACCCAACATGGAG GGGACCAAATTTCTGTACCTGTATTTAACAATTTTGTCGTCAACAACGGAGACAATGATGTAGAGGCTGAATTATTGAACCGCAATTATATAATTCCTCGGAAAAGTTGTTTTTATATG TCTGATTTAAAGGAGATTCATAATTTGGTTCCAG TTGAATGTGAAAGCGGCTTCAATCTCATATTGATTGACCCACCATGGGAGAACAGCAGCGCTCACCAGAAACTGAA GTACCGGACTTTGCCAAATCGTTACTTCTTATCCCTTCCTATCGAGCAACTAACTCATACGAGTGGAGCATTGGTAGCCTTGTGGGTGACAAATAGGGAAAAGCTTAGGAGGTTTGTAGAGAATGAATTGTTTCCCTCGTGGGGGGTCAAATATGCAGCAACCTTTTACTGGTTGAAG GTAAAGGCAGATGGCCAATTGATTAGCCAGCTGGATCTCTTTCATCACAGACCATATGAATGCCTTGTCCTCGGTTATTCTTCTCAAAAG GATGTAGATGTAGTTGAATTGTCAGGACATGTTCCTATACCAGATAATCAAGTATTTATCAGTGTCCCTGGTGATTACTCAAGGAAACCCCCAATAGGAG ACTTGCTGCTAGAGTATGTTCCAGGCTCTAAGGATTGTCATCGTCTTGAACTATTTGCTCGAGAATTAGGTGCTGGTTGGAACTGTTGGGGCAATGAACCCCTACACTTTCAAGATACAAAATATATTCTCAAGAGGAGGAGAGATAGATGA
- the LOC113710962 gene encoding methyltransferase-like protein 2 isoform X2, protein MNSPTTHERLSRFLKSGIYRFENSTAIFIDPVRVLNRFYTRFRVSPTAYYSRFFDDDDHNGNSKEETPEAPPDSRKRKRKKEKKPRPLNETELIAQRRHQEVRPLLLKAHETLLGATELLAALKGLRSDGHFTDEECRGSALKREANELNFVELGRVWQSPLYEISLNFDQDQNFTQHGVECESGFNLILIDPPWENSSAHQKLKYRTLPNRYFLSLPIEQLTHTSGALVALWVTNREKLRRFVENELFPSWGVKYAATFYWLKVKADGQLISQLDLFHHRPYECLVLGYSSQKDVDVVELSGHVPIPDNQVFISVPGDYSRKPPIGDLLLEYVPGSKDCHRLELFARELGAGWNCWGNEPLHFQDTKYILKRRRDR, encoded by the exons ATGAACAGTCCGACAACCCACGAGAGGCTCTCACGGTTTCTCAAGTCGGGAATTTACCGGTTTGAAAACTCAACTGCCATTTTCATCGACCCGGTTCGTGTCCTTAACCGGTTCTACACGCGGTTCAGAGTTTCTCCTACTGCTTACTACTCCCGCTTCTTCGACGACGACGACCACAACGGCAACTCAAAAGAAGAAACGCCCGAAGCTCCGCCGGATTCCCGAAAACGGAAGcgcaaaaaagagaaaaagcctcgcCCGCTAAACGAAACAGAACTAATTGCCCAACGCCGCCACCAG GAAGTGAGACCGTTGCTATTGAAGGCACATGAAACTTTGCTTGGAGCCACTGAGCTGTTGGCTGCTTTGAAAGGTTTGAGGAGTGATGGACATTTTACTGATGAAGAATGTAGAGGAAGTGCGCTGAAGAGGGAGGCCAATGAGCTTAACTTTGTAGAGCTAGGAAGGGTTTGGCAATCACCTCTTTACGAAATTAGTCTTAATTTCGATCAAGATCAGAATTTTACCCAACATGGAG TTGAATGTGAAAGCGGCTTCAATCTCATATTGATTGACCCACCATGGGAGAACAGCAGCGCTCACCAGAAACTGAA GTACCGGACTTTGCCAAATCGTTACTTCTTATCCCTTCCTATCGAGCAACTAACTCATACGAGTGGAGCATTGGTAGCCTTGTGGGTGACAAATAGGGAAAAGCTTAGGAGGTTTGTAGAGAATGAATTGTTTCCCTCGTGGGGGGTCAAATATGCAGCAACCTTTTACTGGTTGAAG GTAAAGGCAGATGGCCAATTGATTAGCCAGCTGGATCTCTTTCATCACAGACCATATGAATGCCTTGTCCTCGGTTATTCTTCTCAAAAG GATGTAGATGTAGTTGAATTGTCAGGACATGTTCCTATACCAGATAATCAAGTATTTATCAGTGTCCCTGGTGATTACTCAAGGAAACCCCCAATAGGAG ACTTGCTGCTAGAGTATGTTCCAGGCTCTAAGGATTGTCATCGTCTTGAACTATTTGCTCGAGAATTAGGTGCTGGTTGGAACTGTTGGGGCAATGAACCCCTACACTTTCAAGATACAAAATATATTCTCAAGAGGAGGAGAGATAGATGA
- the LOC113710962 gene encoding methyltransferase-like protein 2 isoform X3, whose amino-acid sequence MNSPTTHERLSRFLKSGIYRFENSTAIFIDPVRVLNRFYTRFRVSPTAYYSRFFDDDDHNGNSKEETPEAPPDSRKRKRKKEKKPRPLNETELIAQRRHQEVRPLLLKAHETLLGATELLAALKGLRSDGHFTDEECRGSALKREANELNFVELGRVWQSPLYEISLNFDQDQNFTQHGGDQISVPVFNNFVVNNGDNDVEAELLNRNYIIPRKSCFYMSDLKEIHNLVPVECESGFNLILIDPPWENSSAHQKLKYRTLPNRYFLSLPIEQLTHTSGALVALWVTNREKLRRFVENELFPSWGVKYAATFYWLKVKADGQLISQLDLFHHRPYECLVLGYSSQKTCC is encoded by the exons ATGAACAGTCCGACAACCCACGAGAGGCTCTCACGGTTTCTCAAGTCGGGAATTTACCGGTTTGAAAACTCAACTGCCATTTTCATCGACCCGGTTCGTGTCCTTAACCGGTTCTACACGCGGTTCAGAGTTTCTCCTACTGCTTACTACTCCCGCTTCTTCGACGACGACGACCACAACGGCAACTCAAAAGAAGAAACGCCCGAAGCTCCGCCGGATTCCCGAAAACGGAAGcgcaaaaaagagaaaaagcctcgcCCGCTAAACGAAACAGAACTAATTGCCCAACGCCGCCACCAG GAAGTGAGACCGTTGCTATTGAAGGCACATGAAACTTTGCTTGGAGCCACTGAGCTGTTGGCTGCTTTGAAAGGTTTGAGGAGTGATGGACATTTTACTGATGAAGAATGTAGAGGAAGTGCGCTGAAGAGGGAGGCCAATGAGCTTAACTTTGTAGAGCTAGGAAGGGTTTGGCAATCACCTCTTTACGAAATTAGTCTTAATTTCGATCAAGATCAGAATTTTACCCAACATGGAG GGGACCAAATTTCTGTACCTGTATTTAACAATTTTGTCGTCAACAACGGAGACAATGATGTAGAGGCTGAATTATTGAACCGCAATTATATAATTCCTCGGAAAAGTTGTTTTTATATG TCTGATTTAAAGGAGATTCATAATTTGGTTCCAG TTGAATGTGAAAGCGGCTTCAATCTCATATTGATTGACCCACCATGGGAGAACAGCAGCGCTCACCAGAAACTGAA GTACCGGACTTTGCCAAATCGTTACTTCTTATCCCTTCCTATCGAGCAACTAACTCATACGAGTGGAGCATTGGTAGCCTTGTGGGTGACAAATAGGGAAAAGCTTAGGAGGTTTGTAGAGAATGAATTGTTTCCCTCGTGGGGGGTCAAATATGCAGCAACCTTTTACTGGTTGAAG GTAAAGGCAGATGGCCAATTGATTAGCCAGCTGGATCTCTTTCATCACAGACCATATGAATGCCTTGTCCTCGGTTATTCTTCTCAAAAG ACTTGCTGCTAG